The Vespa velutina chromosome 4, iVesVel2.1, whole genome shotgun sequence genome has a window encoding:
- the LOC124948727 gene encoding metaxin-1 isoform X1, whose amino-acid sequence MNNSEKMQLDVWKGDWGLASIDIECLQVLAYARFNGIPLQVKATNNPFKTPNGRLPVLRTKYTSLDKVSEIIQYLKKTNFNSTSTNNSKEYAEFVAYDTMLKDKLYPAMQFIWWLDQTNLNELVRPWYCKAVPFPLNYYYPSKFENQAKAVIEMLYPTEDNMSVIENKVYSEAQKCLTSLSTRLGDSKYFLGQSHTMLDAVVYSYLAPLLKTPLVNPPLQNHLKACTNLVNFVTHISQKYFRDEYQQYEKIKSENNVKRMRKDSYTEFPNKRRDQILAGIFAAVAMIGYALLTGKLEVPIKDNKMISQAEEYILEDEVDE is encoded by the exons ATGAATAATAGTGAAAAAATGCAATTAGATGTGTGGAAAGGTGATTGGGGTTTGGCGTCAATTGACATAGAATGTTTGCAAGTTttg GCCTATGCGAGGTTCAATGGGATACCGTTACAAGTAAAAGCAACAAATAATCCTTTTAAAACACCAAACGGTCGATTACCTGTATTAAGAACAAAATACACTAGCTTGGATAAAGTTAGTGAAATAATACAGtatcttaaaaaaacaaatttcaattCAACATCTACAAATAATTCAAAAGAATACGCAGAATTTGTAGCTTATGATACTATGCTTAAAGATAAACTTTATCCTGCAATGCAATTTATATG gTGGCTAGATCAAACAAATCTTAATGAATTAGTGAGGCCTTGGTATTGTAAAGCTGTGCCTTTtcctttgaattattattatccaagtaaatttgaaaatcaaGCAAAAGCTGTGATAGAAATGTTATATCCTACTGAGGATAATATGTctgtaatagaaaataag GTATATTCAGAGGCTCAAAAATGCTTAACATCATTATCTACTAGACTTGGAGATTCTAAGTATTTTCTTGGCCAATCTCATACTATGTTGGATGCGGTTGTATACTCTTATTTAGCACCATTATTGAAAACACCTTTAGTTAATCCTCCTTtgcaaaatcatttaaaagcaTGTACGAATTTGGTCAATTTTGTAACACATATATCGCAAAAGTATTTTAGAGATGAATATCAAcaatatgagaaaataaagtCAGAAAATAAcgtaaagagaatgagaaaagacTCTTACACAGAATTTCCAAATAAACGACGTGATCAAATATTAGCTGGTATATTTGCTGCAGTAGCTATGATTGGTTATGCCTTATTAACTGGGAAATTGGag gTGCCTATAAAGGACAATAAAATGATTAGTCAAGctgaagaatatatattagagGATGAAGTTGAtgaataa
- the LOC124948727 gene encoding metaxin-1 isoform X2, giving the protein MCGKAYARFNGIPLQVKATNNPFKTPNGRLPVLRTKYTSLDKVSEIIQYLKKTNFNSTSTNNSKEYAEFVAYDTMLKDKLYPAMQFIWWLDQTNLNELVRPWYCKAVPFPLNYYYPSKFENQAKAVIEMLYPTEDNMSVIENKVYSEAQKCLTSLSTRLGDSKYFLGQSHTMLDAVVYSYLAPLLKTPLVNPPLQNHLKACTNLVNFVTHISQKYFRDEYQQYEKIKSENNVKRMRKDSYTEFPNKRRDQILAGIFAAVAMIGYALLTGKLEVPIKDNKMISQAEEYILEDEVDE; this is encoded by the exons ATGTGTGGAAAG GCCTATGCGAGGTTCAATGGGATACCGTTACAAGTAAAAGCAACAAATAATCCTTTTAAAACACCAAACGGTCGATTACCTGTATTAAGAACAAAATACACTAGCTTGGATAAAGTTAGTGAAATAATACAGtatcttaaaaaaacaaatttcaattCAACATCTACAAATAATTCAAAAGAATACGCAGAATTTGTAGCTTATGATACTATGCTTAAAGATAAACTTTATCCTGCAATGCAATTTATATG gTGGCTAGATCAAACAAATCTTAATGAATTAGTGAGGCCTTGGTATTGTAAAGCTGTGCCTTTtcctttgaattattattatccaagtaaatttgaaaatcaaGCAAAAGCTGTGATAGAAATGTTATATCCTACTGAGGATAATATGTctgtaatagaaaataag GTATATTCAGAGGCTCAAAAATGCTTAACATCATTATCTACTAGACTTGGAGATTCTAAGTATTTTCTTGGCCAATCTCATACTATGTTGGATGCGGTTGTATACTCTTATTTAGCACCATTATTGAAAACACCTTTAGTTAATCCTCCTTtgcaaaatcatttaaaagcaTGTACGAATTTGGTCAATTTTGTAACACATATATCGCAAAAGTATTTTAGAGATGAATATCAAcaatatgagaaaataaagtCAGAAAATAAcgtaaagagaatgagaaaagacTCTTACACAGAATTTCCAAATAAACGACGTGATCAAATATTAGCTGGTATATTTGCTGCAGTAGCTATGATTGGTTATGCCTTATTAACTGGGAAATTGGag gTGCCTATAAAGGACAATAAAATGATTAGTCAAGctgaagaatatatattagagGATGAAGTTGAtgaataa